The following proteins are co-located in the Cryptococcus neoformans var. neoformans B-3501A chromosome 12, whole genome shotgun sequence genome:
- a CDS encoding hypothetical protein (HMMPfam hit to Cyt-b5, Cytochrome b5-like Heme/Steroid binding domain, score: 78.3, E(): 2e-20; HMMPfam hit to FMN_dh, FMN-dependent dehydrogenase, score: 461.5, E(): 8.9e-136), with product MERTARTTIFRRGVQHAAIRSRYPAVASRLPFARRGFSAVAIENKTSEGYRRALLLGGIAATLAATISYTLLRPLHLKDEDLPDPSAPIDQATGRALIPYSEVNKHNKPDDCWVVIDGKVYDLTEFAESHPGGSSPIYRAAGRDATAIFQPIHPPGTIEDGLDPKAMVGLVDPATLPKVVDKKKEDGEQRRVDLAEIIGLPDFDAAAKANLTSKAWAYMSSGATDQYTLDLNRKAFNSILFRPRVLVDVEIADTRTQMLGQDTSLPIFISPAGMAKLAHPEGECLLAKAAGQSNIIQMISTNASAPLPSIISSATSPSQPFFMQLYVDRNRPKTESLLGKINSLGLKAIFVTVDAPAPGKREADERSRAEVEVASGISGGKIGSDNKGGGIGRSVGGFIDPKLSWKDIEWLRQHTKLPIGLKGVQTAEDAMKAAKMGVDAIYLSNHGGRALDGSPPAMYTLLEMNKICPEIFKKCEVYIDGGCRRGTDVVKALCLGAKGVGMGRPFLYSLTYGEEGVVHAIEIMRDEIETTMRLLGVTKLDQLGPHLLNTKALDPLVFDQPMWGPGEKQ from the exons ATGGAGAGAACAGCAAGAACAACTATTTTCCGGAGAGGCGTCCAGCACGCTGCGATCAGATCAAGATACCCGGCGGTCGCCTCTAGGCTTCCTTTTGCCAGACGAGGCTTCTCAGCGGTAGCCATTGAGAACAAGACCAGTGAAGGTTACAGGAGAGCTTTGCTCTTGGGTGGAATA GCCGCCACACTGGCGGCGACCATATCCTATACTCTCTTGCGCCCTCTTCATCTAAAAGATGAGGATCTCCCAGACCCATCAGCTCCCATTGACCAAGCGACGGGGAGGGCTCTCATACCTTACAGTGAAGTCAATAAGCATAACAAGCCAGACGATTGTTGGGTGGTCATCGATGGGAAGGTGTATGATTTAACAGAA TTTGCAGAATCCCACCCAGGTGGTAGTTCTCCTATCTACAGAGCAGCAGGTCGCGATGCCACTGCCATCTTCCAGCCTATTCACCCTCCTGGAACAATTGAGGATGGTTTAGACCCCAAAGCCATGGTTGGCTTAGTAGATCCCGCGACATTACCCAAAGTCgtggacaagaagaaggaagatggggagCAGAGGAGAGTCGATCTAGCTGAAATCATCGGATTGCCTGACTTTGAT GCCGCCGCCAAAGCCAACTTGACAAGTAAAGCTTGGGCGTACATGTCTTCAGGCGCTACAGACCAGTACA CTTTGGACTTGAATAGAAAAGCTTTCAATTCCATTCTCTTCAGGCCAAGAGTACTGGTCGACGTTGAGATTGCTGATACTCGTACCCAGATGCTGGGGCAAGATACATCCTTGCCT atcttcatctctccagCCGGTATGGCAAAACTCGCCCACCCTGAGGGCGAATGCCTACTCGCCAAAGCCGCCGGTCAGAGCAACATCATCCAAATGATCTCCACCAACGCATCAGCCCCTTTACCTTCCATTATATCGTCCGCAACGTCACCTTCCCAGCCATTTTTCATGCAGCTCTATGTTGACCGTAACCGCCCCAAGACCGAAAGCTTGTTAGGGAAAATCAACTCTTTGGGGCTGAAAGCGATTTTCGTGACTGTCGACGCCCCTGCCCCGGGAAAACGAGAGGCCGATGAGAGGAGTCGGGCAGAAGTAGAGGTTGCAAGTGGTATATCTGGAGGAAAGATTGGATCGGACAACAAGGGTGGTGGTATTGGGAGGAGTGTAGGGGGTTTTATTGACCCCAAGTTGAGTTGGAAAGATATAGAATGGTTGAGGCAACATACCAAGCTGCCTATCGGGTTGAAAGGTGTACAGACGGCGGAAGATGCAATGAAGGCGGCAAAAATGGGTGTGGATGCCATCTACCTGTCGAACCATGG AGGACGTGCCCTTGATGGATCACCCCCAGCAATGTACACATTATTAGAAATGAACAAAATCTGCCCCGAGATATTCAAGAAGTGCGAG GTGTATATCGATGGAGGTTGTCGAAGAGGTACAGACGTCGTTAAAGCTCTTTGCTTGGGAGCGAAAGGCGTCGGTATGGGTAGACCTTTCCTCTATTCTCTGACCTacggagaggagggagtgGTGCATGCCATAGAAA TCATGAGGGACGAAATTGAAACCACAATGAGGTTACTGGGTGTGACCAAATTGGACCAACTGGGTCCCCATCTG CTCAATACCAAAGCGCTAGACCCTCTTGTTTTTGACCAGCCCATGTGGGGTCCTGGCGAGAAACAATGA
- a CDS encoding hypothetical protein (Match to ESTs gb|CF189703.1|CF189703, gb|CF189274.1|CF189274, gb|CF192484.1|CF192484; HMMPfam hit to FAD_binding_6, Oxidoreductase FAD-binding domain, score: 53.2, E(): 7.2e-13; HMMPfam hit to NAD_binding_1, Oxidoreductase NAD-binding domain, score: 102.6, E(): 9.3e-28), protein MAAARFLSSARIARPSVISRTAAQYRGYSSAAPSGGANWPLLLSVAGATGVGAYAYLQYNPSVKKEVEAKIKGAEAEKAAAERTAAGISAFVKDTWIPFTLEKVEKYNHNTNIYHFSFGEEGKDKISGGEVASVVLLRSPEGPEQIKDEKDKPIIRPYTPISPPDQKGSIEFMIKSYSGGKFTPFLSNLSPGQQVLFKGPLQKFKYQPNSFEKGLCIAGGSGITPMWQLINHSLSIPEDKTKWTLIYSNVSEADILLRKEFDALAQKYPGRLDIKYVLDKGPWGWKGETGYVTADLIKKTFPKNEGENIRAFVCGPPGQMKAVSGEKDGMKQGELAGALKELGYTSDEVFKY, encoded by the exons ATGGCTGCCGCTAGGttcctctcttctgctAGGATTGCCCGTCCTTCCGTCATT TCCAGGACTGCCGCTCAGTACCGAGGCTActcttctgctgctccttCCGGCGGCGCCA ACTGGCCCTTACTCTTGTCTGTTGCCGGTGCT ACCGGTGTCGGTGCATACGCGTACCTCCAGTACAACCCTT ctgtcaagaaggaggtcgAGGCCAAGATCAAGGGCGCTGAGGCTGaaaaggctgctgctgagcgTACCGCTGCCGGTATCAGCGCTTTCGTCAA GGACACTTGGATCCCCTTTACCCTCGAGAAGGTTGAAAAGTACAACCACAACACTAACATCTACCACTTCAgctttggagaggagggtaAAGACAAGATCTCTGGCGGTGAGGTCGCCAGCGTCGTCCTTTTGAGGTCTCCTGAGGGTCCCGAGCAAATCAAGGACGAAAAAGACAAGCCTATCATCAG GCCTTACACCCCCATCTCGCCTCCTGATCAGAAAGGCTCCATTGAGTTTATGATCAAATCGTACTCC GGCGGCAAGTTCACTCCATTCCTTAGCAACCTCTCCCCTGGTCAGCAGGTCCTCTTCAAGGGTCCGCTTCAGAAGTTCAAGTACCAGCCCAACAGCTTCGAGAAGGGTCTCTGTATCGCTGGTGGTTCTGGTATTACCCCCATGTGGCAGCTCATTAATCACTCCTTAAGCATTCCCGAGGACAAGACCAAGTGGACTCTTATCTACTCCAACGTCTCTGAGGCTGATATCT TGTTGAGAAAGGAGTTTGACGCTCTTGCCCAAAAGTACCCCGGCCGTCTTGATATCAAGTACGTTCTCGACAAGGGACCTTGGGGCTGGAAGGGTGAGACTGGTTACGTCACCGCCGATCTCATCAAGAAGACTTTCCCCAAGAACGAGGGCGAGAATATCCGTGCATTTGTTTGTGGTCCTCCTGGCCAGATGAAGGCCGTGTCCGGTGAGAAAGACGGTATGAAGCAGGGTGAGCTCGCTGGCGCCCTCAAGGAATTGGGTTACACTTCCGATGAGGTCTTCAAGTACTAA
- a CDS encoding hypothetical protein (HMMPfam hit to AP_endonuc_2, AP endonuclease family 2, score: 265.8, E(): 7.3e-77) produces the protein MARAITSATPKRERSASSPLTELEPEVPAPKAVKPKRAVRPTKPKNEGTKENDNNEDAPAAAKKQRVSKAKAWPPAELEPMLHLPRQGYPAFKLPSSTASSNGGIAPQNDKSQPMLLGAHVSAAGGPATALLRAGLAGANGLALFVKSQRQWKSKPYEDETVQRFKELMKSKEEGGMGYGPESILVHGSYLINLGNPDPAKWKVSYECFKDDIARCHQLGIKLYNWHPGSTVGACTKEESFALIAKAINQVHKDVPEVITVIENMANAGSNIVGTAWSDLSSIIKLVEDKSRVRVCIDTCHTFAAGYDIRTPETYAETMKRFDEVVGNKYLGGVHLNDSKANLGANKDLHENIGLGEIGLTAFRCIMRDPLMTGIPLVLETPAPDAPTPAEHLSIWTKEIALLYEIQAIEDDEWEVKKGEIEKRWRKERDAINPPKEKKKPAAKGKAKKAKKVEDDGCSHDED, from the exons ATGGCGCGCGCGATAACATCAGCAACTCCCAAGCGCGAACGGTCAGCGTCGTCCCCTTTGACAGAGCTAGAGCCCGAAGTTCCTGCTCCCAAGGCCGTAAAGCCTAAGAGAGCCGTTCGACCAACCAAGCCGAAAAATGAGGGTACCAAAGAGAATGATAATAACGAGGACGCACCTGCTGCTGCAAAGAAGCAGCGTGTTTCCAAGGCCAAAGCTTGGCCCCCAGCTGAACTAGAACCGATGCTTCACCTCCCTCGTCAAGGTTACCCCGCATTCAAGCTCCCGTCTTCTACAGCCTCTTCTAACGGAGGTATTGCCCCTCAGAACGACAAATCACAACCGATGCTTTTGGGAGCACATGtatctgctgctggtggtcCGGCTACAGCATTACTGAGAGCAGGTCTAGCAGGCGCGAATGGGTTGGCTCTGTTTGTCAAGAGTCAAAGACAGTGGAAGAGTAAGCCgtatgaagatgagacaGTTCAGAGATTCAAAGAGCTCatgaagagcaaggaggaaggtg GAATGGGCTATGGCCCGGAGAGTATACTGGTCCACGGCAGTTATCTCATCAACCTAGG AAACCCCGACCC GGCCAAGTGGAAAGTCTCCTACGAATGTTTCAAAGATGATATTGCACGTTGCCACCAGCTTGGTATTAAACTCTACAACTGGCA TCCTGGATCCACAGTTGGCGCTTGtaccaaggaagaaagttTTGCTCTTATCGCAAAAGCCATCAACCAAGTGCACAAAGATGTCCCTGAAGTCATCACCGTGATCGAGAACATG GCCAACGCAGGATCCAACATTGTTGGTACAGCATGGTCAGACCTTTCCTCTATCATTAAACTTGTCGAAGACAAGTCCCGTGTCCGCGTCTGTATCGACACTTGCCATActtttgctgctggttACGATATTCGAACGCCGGAGACATACGCCGAGACTATGAAAAGGTTTGACGAGGTGGTTGGAAACAAGTACTTGGGTGGTGTACATTTAAATGATTCTAAGGCGAATCTGGGCGCGAACAAGGATTTACACGAGAATATCGGTCT TGGCGAGATCGGTCTCACAGCTTTCAGATGCATCATGCGCGACCCTCTCATGACGGGTATACCGCTCGTCCTTGAAACGCCCGCGCCAGACGCCCCCACCCCCGCCGAACATCTTTCCATCTGGACAAAGGAAATTGCCCTCTTATACGAGATCCAGGCCatcgaagatgatgaatggGAGGTCAAGAAGGGGGAGATCGAAAAGcggtggaggaaagagcGGGATGCGATCAATCCGcccaaagaaaaaaagaagccTGCTGCCAAGGGaaaagcgaagaaggccaaaAAAGTGGAGGACGACGGATGCTCCCATGATGAGGACTAG
- a CDS encoding hypothetical protein (Match to ESTs gb|CF184985.1|CF184985, gb|CF183911.1|CF183911, gb|CF183910.1|CF183910; HMMPfam hit to dsDNA_bind, Double-stranded DNA-binding domain, score: 61.5, E(): 2.2e-15), whose protein sequence is MSGMNLPPGLRPSSGPPQQGGQRGAPSPEEREAAEARARQQDEMKRTMIAAMLEPAARERLSRISLTRPQLAAQVETLLVNMGQQGQIRGQVSDEALKGLLEQVSNPAPAKSTSSVSQSSRTKTLGGGITIQRKRDDSDSDEYDL, encoded by the exons ATGTCTGGCATGAACCTTCCACCAGGGCTTCGCCCATCCTCCGGCCCACCACAGCAAGGTGGCCAGAGAGgcgctccttctcctgaaGAGCGTGAAGCAGCAGAAGCTCGTGCCAGGCAGCAGGacgagatgaagaggactATGATCGCCGCTATGCTCGAACCCGCTGCCAGGGAGCGAT TATCCAGAATATCGCTCACCCGGCCTCAGCTTGCGGCTCAGGTTGAGACTCTGCTCGTCAATATGGGTCAGCAAGGCCAGATTCGGGGACAGGTGTCTGATGAGGCTTTGAAAGGATTATTGGAGCAG GTCTCCAATCCCGCTCCTGCAAAGAGCACTTCTTCAGTATCCCAGTCTTCGAGGACAAAGACACTTGGTGGTGGTATTACT ATCCAACGCAAACGAGACGACTCTGATTCTGACGAGTACGACCTCTAG
- a CDS encoding hypothetical protein (Match to ESTs gb|CF188991.1|CF188991, gb|CF186483.1|CF186483, gb|CF186028.1|CF186028; HMMPfam hit to WD40, WD domain, G-beta repeat, score: 245.5, E(): 9.4e-71), producing the protein MAEHLMFKGNLAGHNGWVTAIATSSENPDMILTASRDKTVIAWQLTREDNLYGFPKKILHGHNHFVSDVAISSDGQFALSSSWDHTLRLWDLNTGLTTKKFVGHTGDVLSVSFSADNRQIVSASRDRSIKLWNTLGECKFDIVEDGHTEWVSCVRFSPNPALPVIISAGWDKTVKVWELSNCKLKTTHHGHTGYLNTLAVSPDGSLAASGGKDGITMLWDLNEGKHLYSLDAGDVINALVFSPNRYWLCAATASSIKIFDLESKSLVDDLQPDFDGLSDKARKPECTSLAWSADGQTLFAGFSDNLVRVWAVVA; encoded by the exons ATGGCCGAGCACCTCATGTTCAAGGGCAACCTCGCCGGCCACAACGGCTGGGTCACCGCCATCGCTACCTCTTCCGAGAACCCCGACATGATCCTCACCGCTTCTAGGG ACAAGACTGTCATTGCTTGGCAACTCACCCGAGAGGACAACTTGTACGGTTTCCCCAAGAAGATTCTCCACGGTCACAACCACTTTGTGTCCGACGTTGCCATCTCTTCCGACGGCCAGTttgctctttcttcctcttgggACCACACCCTTAGGTTGTGGGACCTTAACACTGGTTTGACGACCAAGAAGTTTGTCGGCCACACTGGCGACGTTCTCTC CgtctctttctctgctgACAACCGTCAAATTGTTTCTGCCTCCCGAGACCGATCCATCAAGCTCTGGAACACCCTTGGAGAGTGCAAGTTTGACATTGTCGAGGACGGCCACACCGAGTG GGTCTCCTGCGTTCGATTCTCCCCTAACCCCGCCCTCCccgtcatcatctctgCTGGTTGGGACAAGACCGTTAAG GTCTGGGAGCTCTCCAACTGCAAGTTGAAGACCACCCACCACGGTCACACCGGTTACCTTAACACCCTCGCCGTCTCTCCCGACGGTTCCCTCGCTGCCTCCGGTGGTAAGGACGGTATCACCATGCTCTGGGACCTCAACGAGGGCAAGCACCTCTACTCTCTCGACGCCGGAGACGTTATCAAcgctctcgtcttctcccccAACCGATACTGGCTCTGTGCTGCTaccgcttcctccatcaAGATCTTCGACCTCGAGAGCAA ATCTCTTGTCGACGACCTCCAACCTGACTTTGACGGCCTCTCCGACAAGGCCCGCAAGCCTGAATGCACTTCCCTCGCCTGGTCCGCTGACGGCCAGACTCTCTTCGCTGGTTTCTCTGACAACCTCGTCCGAGTCTGGGCTGTCGTTGCTTAG
- a CDS encoding hypothetical protein (Match to EST gb|CF192448.1|CF192448): MSAEQPATKTSRGPAEEVVAKRLKALGKKLQRFKGYASQKPETLNADQRAGLASLPALEGTVKELEELSKQIEYVELEQAGKVRELKDQAKKDAEAHGLAQVEQFQSTISTPLSLFLRLYNLLHPARASDHDNLTFGRLELPRNMQEEIQATDVLRVGRWYEDLLAGDERAKTIIKCLATGPDGADDEDDRVHHLLKLLAESDSLPAEEEVSAVEEREQPAEKTPAADEIVEEVPQEAAPEEAIAVTEPEPQSQSQVEKQQPKNMVFNFLQEDELAASQPQISEPSTTQPTQTATPTETIPPEDPIPESEPQPTVRSAIPAFDWAAEDDEQPSDSPAPVENPCDAQPSQTTQAEAKTSIDETSDQIIEKNVLANAHVAQPFPQEAGVSAPPAVDNTAAAPPAAKIMSGGRGRGRGGRGGRGGRGGGQQKGQQNQQQQRQQQAGQVGQKVDDDGFQFVGKSPTAQHGPVPARGRGRGKAYSRGRSGGGGPRPTSDTRTPPQDGQSSPAQGQQRQQNQRSPRPTRLSSQQAKPTPA, translated from the exons ATGTCCGCGGAGCAGCCTGCCACAAAGACATCCAGAGGTCCAGCGGAGGAAGTTGTTGCAAAGCGTCTTAAGGCTCTCGGCAAGAAACTC CAACGGTTCAAGGGATACGCAAGCCAAAAGCCAGAGACACTTAATGCCGACCAAAGGGCTGGTTTGGCTAGCTTGCCCGCGTTGGAGGGCACTGTCAAGGAGCTCGAAGAGCTTTCCAAGCAGATTGAA TATGTGGAGTTGGAACAGGCTGGCAAGGTTAGGGAGCTCAAAGATcaggcaaagaaggatgcAGAGGCGCATGGTCTCGCTCAAGTTGAGCAGTTTCAA AGTACAATCTCCACCCCTCTTTCCCTGTTCCTCCGTCTTTacaatctcctccatccagCTCGGGCATCAGACCATGACAATCTCACTTTCGGTCGTCTCGAGCTGCCTCGTAACATGCAAGAGGAAATCCAAGCGACCGACGTTTTGAGAGTAGGCAGGTGGTATGAGGACTTGCTCGCTGGAGATGAGAGGGCCAAGACCATTATCAAGTGCCTTGCTACTGGACCTGATGGCGCTGACGACGAGG ATGACCGAGTGCATCACttgctcaagctcctcgCAGAATCAGACTCTCTTCccgccgaagaagaagtttcCGCTGTCGAAGAGCGAGAGCAGCCCGCCGAAAAAACTCCTGCCGCTGACGAgattgttgaagaggtGCCTCAGGAAGCGGCTCCAGAGGAGGCTATCGCTGTAACGGAGCCTGAGCCCCAGTCTCAATCTCAGGTGGAGAAACAGCAGCCTAAGAACATGGTGTTCAACTTCTTGCAAGAAGATGAGTTGGCCGCTTCCCAACCTCAA ATCTCTGAACCTTCTACAACCCAACCAACTCAAACCGCCACCCCTACCGAAACTATCCCCCCAGAAGACCCCATCCCTGAATCCGAACCCCAACCCACCGTCCGATCTGCCATTCCCGCATTCGACTGGGCCGCCGAGGATGACGAGCAACCTTCCGATTCCCCCGCTCCAGTCGAAAACCCTTGTGATGCCCAGCCTTCTCAGACGACTCAAGCGGAAGCCAAGACCTCCATCGATGAGACTTCCGATCAGATTATTGAGAAGAACGTTCTTGCCAATGCCCATGTTGCACAGCCTTTCCCTCAGGAGGCTGGTGTATCGGCTCCTCCGGCTGTGGACAACACTGCAGCAGCGCCTCCAGCGGCCAAAATTATGTCTGGCGGCCGAGGTAGGGGTAGAGGTGGTAGAGGTGGACggggtggaagaggcggcGGTCAACAGAAGGGTCAACAGaaccaacaacaacaacgacaGCAGCAAGCAGGTCAGGTGGGACAGAaagtggatgatgacggcTTCCAATTCGTGGGCAAGTCTCCCACTGCCCAGCATGGCCCTGTTCCCGCTCGAGGACGAGGTAGGGGAAAGGCATACTCCAGGGGACGCAGTG GCGGAGGTGGTCCCCGCCCCACTAGTGATACGCGTACACCCCCTCAAGACGGTCAATCATCGCCAGCTCAAGGCCAACAACGCCAGCAAAACCAACGATCTCCTAGGCCTACCAGGCTCTCATCCCAGCAGGCTAAACCTACTCCCGCTTAA
- a CDS encoding hypothetical protein (HMMPfam hit to ApbA, Ketopantoate reductase PanE/ApbA, score: 30.3, E(): 1.6e-09): MSKPNVLLFGLGGIGGIYASILQLSGKCNVHVVARSNYQKVRNQGFKIISPKFGNHDGMKFAGARSVWKSTDEAAASGAEFSYGKFYPLLCANKALLDAKPSLPDHLRPIISPATSIVLLQNGVGAEVPLHEAFPNNTIISAVVWTGGKTLPDNEGVEQFNREGLTIGVDYREGGDRKEEDEKLETLVGLLEAGGGDCIVTKDIQSERWVKVIWNCCWNTLTASTLLKTGPFFQSSDLALPLCYSIMNEVVAVAKAKGLTVPDGTTEKLIKQCTDVPYPGLPSSMMADVKAQRPTEVEVILGTPVREGIRLGVPVPTITTLYTLIKAIDYRNQNPDAANA, encoded by the exons ATGTCTAAACCCAacgtcctcctcttcggccTTGGTGGTATTGGTGGCATCTACGCCTCCATTCTCCAGCTGTCCGGCAAGTGCAATGTGCACGTCGTTGCCAGAAGCAACTACCAGAAGGTCAGAAACCAGGGATTCAAGATTATCAGCCCCAAATTTGGAAATCACGACGGTATGAAGTTTGCCGGTG CGAGATCAGTTTGGAAGAGTACAGATGAGGCTGCCGCCAGCGGCGCAGAGTTCTCTTATGGCAAGTTCTACCCCC TTCTCTGCGCCAATAAGGCCTTGCTCGATGCCAAACCATCCCTTCCAGACCACCTCCGACCCATCATCTCGCCTGCCACATCCATTGTCCTCTTGCAAAACGGTGTCGGAGCCGAAGTTCCTCTCCACGAAGCCTTCCccaacaacaccatcatCTCGGCCGTCGTCTGGACGGGTGGTAAGACTCTCCCCGACAATGAAGGCGTTGAGCAATTCAACCGTGAAGGACTTACTATCGGCGTTGACTACCGAGAAGGCGGGGacaggaaggaggaggatgagaagctTGAGACGTTGGTGGGCCTCTTGGAggccggtggtggtgatTGCATCGTCACCAAGGATATCCAGAGCGAGAGATGGGTCAAGGTCATTTGGAACTGCTGTTGGAACACTCTCACTGCATCGACTCTGCTCAAGACTggccccttcttccagtcCTCCGACCTTGCTCTCCCTCTTTGCTATTCCATCATGAACGAAGTAGTTGCCGTCGCCAAAGCCAAGGGTCTTACCGTCCCTGATGGTACAACGGAGAAGCTCATCAAGCAATGTACCGACGTGCCGTACCCTGGCTTACCGTCTAGTATGATGGCGGATGTCAAGGCTCAACGACCTACAGAAGTTGAG GTTATTCTTGGCACACCCGTGCGAGAAGGTATCCGACTGGGTGTTCCCGTCCCTACCATCACAAC GTTGTACACTCTCATCAAAGCCATCGACTACAGAAACCAGAACCCTGATGCGGCCAACGCATAA